Genomic window (Streptomyces sp. LX-29):
GCGGCCTGACCCTGGAGGCCGCGGCCCAGCTGGCCGGCCTGTCCCCCGCGCATCTGTCCCGGCTGGAGACGGGCCGCCGCCAACCCTCGCTGCCGATGCTGCTGGCCTTGGCCCGTACCTACGGGACCACGGTATCCGACCTGCTCGGCGAGGTACCCCCGGAGCGCGACCCCATCCTGCGCGGCGACCGGACGCCGCCCTCGGAGACCGGTGGCTGGACCTACTGGCGAGCCGGCGGTTCCGGCCGGGCCATGCAGGCACTGCGGGTCTACGTGCCGCTCCACCAGGTTCCCCAGGAGCAGCTGGTGCGGGTGCATCCCGGCGAGGAGTGGCTGTACGTCCTCAAGGGCCGGCTCAGCCTGGCGCTCGGCGAGGCCACGCACGTGCTCGAGGTCGGCGACGCGGCCCACTTCGACTCGCTCACCCCGCACCGCATCGCAGCCGCCTCGCGCGGCGGCGCGGAGCTGTTGTTCGTCCACACGCTGCTGCAGAGCGGCGTCTCCGGGCTGTGCCTGGGCGACGCCGTCACGCCCGGCCCGAGAGGAAGCAGGGGTACGTCATGAACGAAGCCGTGAACGACGGCGCGAACGGAAGCGCCGCGAACGGCGCCGGGAAGGCCGGCACCGAGGAGGACCGGGCGCCGATGTCCTTCGCCGTCCGCATCTTCGTCTACTTCGTCGGAGTCCACATCATCGCCGCCTTCCTGTTCGGACTCTTCTACCTGGGAGGCGCGAAGTGACCCGTGGGGGCGAGGCGGGATGAAGACCGCGCGGGAGCGCGGCCTTCGCCGCCCCCTGCGGTCTCCTGACGCGGGATCACGGCCGCTCTCCTGGTGAGACGGCGCGGCCGGCTAGGCGTTCGGCTCACCCAGCTCGCGGTGGTGTGCGGCGAGCCGCGCGGCGCCCTCGGCGGTCAGCGAACCGTGCAGCCGCAGCCGGGAGATGCCGCCGTCCGGGAAGATGTCGATCCGGACCCGGGTGCCGGTGACGGGTGTGTCGAGCACGAAGCGGTGGTTGGTGTCCGGCTGGAGTCGGGTGCGTGGCAGCATCTCCCGCCACTCCCCCGCGGCGGCTTCCGTCCCGACCGCCTCATCCGCCCCCGCCGCGCCCTCGGGCTCGTCGCGCACCCACAGCGCGGCCCAACCCGCCGCGTTGCCCTTGAGGTAGGCGGTGTCGATCTCCACGGCGCGGATCTCGGACCGCGCGGCCAGCCGGTAGCGGATCCAGTCGTGGCCGTGGTCGCGCCGGCGCCGGGTCTCCCAGCCGTCGTCCATCTTGGCCGAGCGCCCGGGCTGGATGGTGTGGACGGGGGGCGAGTAGAAGCGGTCGGAGGCGTCCTCGACCCGGCCGCCGTTCTCGAGCGCCAGCACGTCGAAGGTGCCGAGGGCGGCCAGCCACGCCGGATCCGGAACCACCTCACCGTGCACCCGCAGCCGGGCGACGCCCCCGTCGGGGTGCTGGTTGAGCCGCAGGTGGGTGAAGCGCTGTTCGGCGTGGACGGCGAAGCCGTTGGCCGCGTGTCCGCCGACGGCGGTGCGCGGCACCAGCGTCGTCCACTTCACGTCGTCGGCGAGCAGTTCCTCGGGCGAGGGCGTGCCGGCGACCGAGGTGGCCTCGACGCTGACGGCCCTCGGATGGTTGCCGCGGAAGTGCGCGGTGTCGACGACCAGGCCGCGGACGACGCCGGGCGCGCCGAGCCGGACCAGGGCCCAGTCGTGCTCGCCCTCGGCGGGGTGGGGACGGGAAGCGTCGACGCCGCGCCGGCGCCGGGTCTCCCAGCCGTCCATGACCTTGCCCTTGTGGCCGAAGCGCTCGGGGTCGAACACCGGGCGCCCGGGCACCAGCAGGTTCTCGCGAGGGGCGAAGAACTCGTCGTTGGCCGCGATGACCGCACCGCCCAGCCGCCGGTCGGCGAGGTCCACGAGGTGGCTGAAGGGGAACCCGGCGGGGCCCGGGGCGCGGTAGTCGGCGTAGGGGTCGCCACCGCCGTACGGGCCGGCGTCTCCGGTGTAGGACGGTATGTCGCCGGTGGAGGACGGGATGCCCGTCATCTGCTAGGGCCGCCTTTCCAGAAGTCGTCCGAGAGGCTTGGGGGGAACGTCGCCGTGGTCGGCGATCCGCCGGCCGCGCAGCCAGGTGGACCGCACCACTCCGTGGAGGGTCCTCCCCGCGTACGCGGTCACCGGATTGCGGTGGTGCAGGACGGCCGGGTCGACGGTGAAGGTCTCGTCGGGGGCGAGGACCGCGAAGTCGGCGTCGCGCCCGGCCTCGATGGCGCCCTTGGCCCGCAGCCCGACCAGTTCGGCGGGGGCGGTGGCCATCCAGCGGGCGACCTCTTCCAGGGTGCGGCCGCGCCGCCGGGCCTCGGTCCAGACGGCGGACAGCCCCAGTTGGAGGGAGGCGATGCCGCCCCAGGCCCCGCCGAAGTCACCGGTCTTCAGATCCGCGGTGCACGGCGAGTGGTCCGATACGACGCAGTCGATGGTGCCGTCGTACAACCCCTGCCACAGCGCGTCCTGGTTGGCGGCCTCGCGGATGGGCGGGCAGCACTTGAACTCGGTGGCGCCGTCGGGGACCTCCTCCGCGGTCAGCGTCAGGAAGTGCGGGCAGGTCTCGACGGTGACGCGGACGCCCTCGCGCCGGGCGGCGGCGATCAGCGGCAGCGCCTCGGCGGAGGACAGGTGCAGGATGTGCACCCGGGCGTCGAGCGAGCGGGCCAGCTCGACCAGGCCGGCGATGGCCCGGTTCTCCGCGTCGCGCGGCCGGGAGGCGAGGAAGTCGACGTAGCGCGGGCCGGTGGCGGCCGGGGCGTCGGCGATGAGCCGGGGGTCCTCGGCGTGCACGATCAGCAGCCCGCCGAAGCCGGCGATCTCGCCGAGCGCCGCGGCCAGCCCGGCGGGGTCGAGTCGCGGGAACTCGTCCACGCCCGAGTGGAGCAGGAAGCACTTGAAGCCGAAGACGCCGGCCTCGTGCAACGGCGCCAGGTCGGCGAGGTTGCCGGGGATCGCGCCGCCCCAGAAGCCGACGTCGACATGGGCACGTTCGCGGGCGACGGCCCGCTTGGTCTCCAGTGCCCGGGTGGTGGTGGTCGGCGGGATGCTGTTGAGCGGCATGTCGACGAGGGTGGTGACGCCTCCCGCTGCGGCGGCCCGGGTCGCCGAGCGGAACCCCTCCCACTCGGCGCGGCCGGGGTCGTTGATGTGCACATGGGTGTCGACGAGGCCGGGCAGCAGGACGTCGTCCCCGAGCTCGACCAGCGGGGTGCCGGCGGGGGGTTCGGCCCCGTGGGGCAGTACCGCGGCGATCCTCCCGGCGGCGACGGCGACGGACGCGGCGCGGGTGCCCTCGGGGGTCACCACGCGCGTCGAGCGCAGCACCAGCTCCACGTCTGACACCCATCCCTCCCATTCCCACCGGAACACGGAAGAAAGTTTCCATAGAGCGGAATTCAACTTTCTGTTGAAGAGTCTTCACTCCGGCCCCGCCACCCGTCAAGACCTCCTCGCGGCCCGGCGCCACCCGGTGCGGCGCGGCCGAACGGGCAAAGGTTGGGAAGATTCCATGAGATGGAAACCCAATTTCGGAGACGGGTAGGCTGCTCATGGCCGGCCGGCCAGCACCCTCGCGGCGCTCGCCCGACCGGCGTCACCTGCCCCGGAAAGGAACGCGACGTGCCGTCCGCCGAGCCCAAGACCGCCACCAGCACCGCCGGCGGGGTCCAGTCCCTGGAGCGCGCCTTCGACCTGCTGGAGCGGATGGCCGACGCCGGGGGCGAGGTCGGACTGAGCGAGCTGTCCGTGAGCAGCGGGCTGCCGCTGCCCACCATCCACCGACTGATGCGCACGCTGGTGGCCTGCGGATATGTGCGCCAGCAGGCCAACCGCCGATACGCGCTGGGCCCGCGGCTGATCCGGCTCGGCGAGAGCGCCTCGCGACTGCTGGGCACCTGGGCGCGGCCGTATCTGGCCCGGCTGGTGGAGGAGACCGGCGAGACCGCCAACATGGCGCTGCTCGACGGCGACGAGGTGGTCTACGTGGCCCAGGTGCCCTCACGCCACTCGATGCGGATGTTCACCGAGGTCGGTCGGCGCGTGCTGCCGCACTCCACCGGCGTGGGCAAGGCGCTGCTGGCCGCCGCCCCCGCCGACGAGGTGCGCGCGCTGCTCGCCCGCACCGGCATGCCCGCCGCCACCCAGAAGACGATCACTTCGCCGGACGAGTTCCTGGCCGCGCTGGAGCGGGTGCGCGAGACGGGATACGCGGTGGACGACAACGAGCAGGAGCTGGGGGTGCGCTGCCTGGCGGTGCCGGTCCCCAACTCCCCGACCGCCGCGGCGATCTCCATCTCGGGGCCGGCGGGCCGGGTGACGGACGAGACGACGGAGCAGATCGTGCCGGTGCTCCAGCAGGTGGCGGCGGAGCTGTCGATCGCCCTGACCACGACCGGCCCGGGCGCCTAGCGGCCAACCCGGCGTGGCCGCCACACCGCTGGGAGCGGCCACCCGAACATCACGCACTCGGTACGACCCCGTCCCCGGCCCCGGTCGTTTCGGCACCGCCGCACCGCGCCGACTCGGGCCGATCACCCTCGCGACGGGAGCAAGGGCGCGGGGTCTCGCGAGACGCGACCGCCGTACGCCTCCGGGCCCCGGCGCCCCGGATGCCGCTAACCGCCCCGGCCCGCGTCGGCGAAGTCGTCGATCGCCGCGCGCACCGCGCCCAGGGCCGGCCGCAGCGCGCTGACCGAGCCGACGGCGCCGGCGACGAGCAACAGGGAGCGGCGCAGCCGGGGCAGCTCGGGCGTGCCGCCGCGTGCCATGG
Coding sequences:
- the alc gene encoding allantoicase; this translates as MTGIPSSTGDIPSYTGDAGPYGGGDPYADYRAPGPAGFPFSHLVDLADRRLGGAVIAANDEFFAPRENLLVPGRPVFDPERFGHKGKVMDGWETRRRRGVDASRPHPAEGEHDWALVRLGAPGVVRGLVVDTAHFRGNHPRAVSVEATSVAGTPSPEELLADDVKWTTLVPRTAVGGHAANGFAVHAEQRFTHLRLNQHPDGGVARLRVHGEVVPDPAWLAALGTFDVLALENGGRVEDASDRFYSPPVHTIQPGRSAKMDDGWETRRRRDHGHDWIRYRLAARSEIRAVEIDTAYLKGNAAGWAALWVRDEPEGAAGADEAVGTEAAAGEWREMLPRTRLQPDTNHRFVLDTPVTGTRVRIDIFPDGGISRLRLHGSLTAEGAARLAAHHRELGEPNA
- a CDS encoding DUF6126 family protein, which produces MNEAVNDGANGSAANGAGKAGTEEDRAPMSFAVRIFVYFVGVHIIAAFLFGLFYLGGAK
- a CDS encoding IclR family transcriptional regulator, with the protein product MPSAEPKTATSTAGGVQSLERAFDLLERMADAGGEVGLSELSVSSGLPLPTIHRLMRTLVACGYVRQQANRRYALGPRLIRLGESASRLLGTWARPYLARLVEETGETANMALLDGDEVVYVAQVPSRHSMRMFTEVGRRVLPHSTGVGKALLAAAPADEVRALLARTGMPAATQKTITSPDEFLAALERVRETGYAVDDNEQELGVRCLAVPVPNSPTAAAISISGPAGRVTDETTEQIVPVLQQVAAELSIALTTTGPGA
- a CDS encoding XRE family transcriptional regulator: MTSLPEAEGPGGELPAVAPRLRDLRRRSGLTLEAAAQLAGLSPAHLSRLETGRRQPSLPMLLALARTYGTTVSDLLGEVPPERDPILRGDRTPPSETGGWTYWRAGGSGRAMQALRVYVPLHQVPQEQLVRVHPGEEWLYVLKGRLSLALGEATHVLEVGDAAHFDSLTPHRIAAASRGGAELLFVHTLLQSGVSGLCLGDAVTPGPRGSRGTS
- the allB gene encoding allantoinase AllB; protein product: MSDVELVLRSTRVVTPEGTRAASVAVAAGRIAAVLPHGAEPPAGTPLVELGDDVLLPGLVDTHVHINDPGRAEWEGFRSATRAAAAGGVTTLVDMPLNSIPPTTTTRALETKRAVARERAHVDVGFWGGAIPGNLADLAPLHEAGVFGFKCFLLHSGVDEFPRLDPAGLAAALGEIAGFGGLLIVHAEDPRLIADAPAATGPRYVDFLASRPRDAENRAIAGLVELARSLDARVHILHLSSAEALPLIAAARREGVRVTVETCPHFLTLTAEEVPDGATEFKCCPPIREAANQDALWQGLYDGTIDCVVSDHSPCTADLKTGDFGGAWGGIASLQLGLSAVWTEARRRGRTLEEVARWMATAPAELVGLRAKGAIEAGRDADFAVLAPDETFTVDPAVLHHRNPVTAYAGRTLHGVVRSTWLRGRRIADHGDVPPKPLGRLLERRP